AATGTTTTCACCATTTGAAATGCCCATTACGTCCCGTAACCATATTTCATTCCAGCTTTCCTCTATTACTACATCCATCATTCGTCTGGGGAACTTAAATTCCAACTTTTGTTTAGCTCGGATGTTACTAACGATAATATGTAAATGTATTTCAGGCGGGACTTTGGTGATTAACTTATCAAAGAAAGGCACTAGTTCATCATATTCGTTATTAAACCCGTCTGGATAAGATAAGAAGAGGTGATTTACCTTGTCAAAATCTGCTTTTACCATACTTATTGGAGATTTTTTAAAATTTCGTGGCGAAGGTAAAAGAGGTTCTAAGGAAAAAAGGCAAAGAATTTGAAAAAAATTGATCCTATTTAACTATGTGTTATTAATTAATTATAAATCAATTATCATGTTTTAGATAAATTAATTTTTAATTCATGATATTGGCAAAGCCGTTTTTAATAGTTAAAAATGAGCTTTTCAATTACTAATATTTTTAGTAATTTTAAAATGCTCTTAACCATTAAAAATTTACTAATATTACTATTATGAAAAAGATAGATAATCGAAAAGATATATTATTACTTCTTTTATATTCTCCGGGAAGTAATACTATTATAAATGAAAGTATTATTGGTAGGACGAGATTAATTAAAATGCTTTTTCTATTTAAAAATGAGGTATGGAAAAAATTTAAATCTAATACGCAACTTACTGAAGAAAATATGTATTCATTTTTCCCATGGAATTATGGACCCTTTTCTTCAGAGGTTTACGACGATGTCACATTTTTTAGTTTACGGGGTTTTATAGAAATTAATTTTACATCCCAAGAAGCTATAGTTGAATCCGTTGAAGAATGGAATTTTTATCAAGAAAAATATGGACAGGAAGACTTTGAAGGCGTTAAGGAATATCAAGAAGAGGAATTTAGATTAACAGATAAAGGAGTTGATTTTACAAAAGATCTATATGGCTCATTGAGTAGCAATCAACAAGAAATTTTAAAAGAATTCAAGTCCAGAATTACTTTAATGCCTTTAAGAGCGCTCTTAAGGTACGTATATAAGCAATACGATGATTTCACGTCTAATTCTGTTATAAAAAATGATATTCTTGGAGGCTAATTTTTCTAATTTATTTGATTCCGTTAGCCAAGCAGCAATTGTTACTCCAATTGTACAGTTGGTAATTGGAGGTCTGGCGAACGTATTCAAAAGGTGGTTTATTGATAAACAAGATTTTAATCGACGTGCCACTTTTAAGATGGAAAAATTAACCGAAGAGTTAACTGACCAATTAGCATTAATTTTTGATAGGGCAATCAATAGCTCAATTCCATTACGAGGTCAACCACCTCAGCATCCGGACATTATGCATAATTACCATAGGGCCATAATCTTGCATAATAAGCAAATAACTGAATTGAGAATAATAAATCTCAAATATAGATTCCTAGATAGGATGCTCTTAATAACTACCGTTCTAGGGCTAATTTTATTAATATTAAATTGTCTAAAAGGTCTAAGTGTATATATATTTGCTGTCAGCGTTCTATTTATTGCACTTCAAATAGTGATCATAATTTCTATGTATAAGAATGTAGAGAAACTCGAAGCATATGAGCAAAGTTCAAATTAAGTCTGAAGACGAGAAGATTGGGAATAAACTCTTAGAATATTCTGTGGTAAAACATATTAGTACCTATTTGAAAGAACTTGACTATGATATCTTGCATGAGGTGCCTAATATGGGACAAAGTGTTGATATAGTTGGACAGAAAGGGAGGTGGCTGACTTTTATTGAAGTTAAAATTAATAATTGGAATCGAGCATTTGACCAGTGTAAAACTCATGAGCTTGTTGCTGATTTTATATTTATAGGTATAGCCACAAAGAAAGTATCAGAGCAATTAAAAATCAAAGCTAAAGAGAAAGGATATGGCATAATACACTTTAATCCCAATAATAACTTATGTGAATTTATAATTAAGCCATCATTGAATAAGAAAATATGGCTTCCACAACGTGAAATTCTATTGTCAAAAATTCAAAACATTAAAAAGTATGGCTGTCCAACACTGGATGACGTTTGGAACATTTGCTGAACAGAGATATTTTATATACCCCGATAAAAATACATATGACGGCATCATTTTTAACGCAAATATGGTTATGCATGCCCCAGGAGGGTTAGCAGCTTTTTTAATGGAAAAGACTAGGGAAAAGATGCCCTATATCATTGATCCCTTAACACATGCTTTTCAACATGATCCATCTGTAATTACTGCAAAGAAAAAAGATGGTACTGTAGAAGTAAAATCCCCAATAAGAAATCTTGCAAATGTATATGGAGGTCCTATCGAAGCTTATGTAGGAACCAAGCCTGTTCAGCCTAAAGACTTCGCGGACAGAAATGTTTTAAAGACTTTTGTCTATAGCGTCTTAAAATTTCAAAAAGAATATCTTTCAAAAATAATGTCGGATAGCGATGTAAATAAAAAATATCTTGAACATACTGAGGAGGACTTAAAACCATATTGTTTAGTAGCGCCATATTTCTATATGACGGAAAGTACTTATAAATATTGGCTGCCTTTAATGGAGGACGCTTTGAAAATTAGTAGAGAGTTTGAAGAATTTAGCTCATGCAAGATATTCTCATCTATTGTTGTAAGTCAAGGTGTTCTTTTAGATAAAGACATTATAGATACTATTATAACGCGATTTCAAGCTGCTCCTGTTGATGGGTTTCTTTTGTGGGTGGATGGGCTTGAAGAGTTCAATGCTGGCAGAATTGAATTAGTAGGATTATTAGAACTATCTACAGGTTTAAGAAATAATTTTTCAAGAGAGGTTATTAACTTGCATGGAGGTTATTTTTCGATTTTAGCTGGTGGTGGACAATTTAAGAACTCCTACCTTACTGGTGTTGCTCATGGCCCAGAATTTGGAGAGACTCGCGCTGTGGTGCCAGTAGGCGGAGGAATACCTATTGCTAAATTTTATATTCCAAATCTTCATAACAGGGTAAAATACAATGATGCACTGACTTTCTTTTCATATAAAGGTTGGCTTAAGGATGCTTCAACTTTTTATGAAAATGTATGCAATTGTAACGAATGTCAATCTGTTATAGGTAATAACATATCTAATTTTAGATTGTATGGGATTACTGATTCAAAACCAGTGATGAGAGGTAATGGTTTTGTTACAATAGATTATCCGACAAAAGAAACTAAAGAACATTGTTTAAGACATTATTTGCAAATTAAGAAGGCAGAATATCAATTTGCTTCAAATACAAATAGAACCGAGCTACTTAGTAATTTGCAGAAAGGCATTGATGAGTATATTGACATTACTGGTATGGATTATCTATCTTACTTGCAAACCTGGATTAATGTATTGTCGTTATACTGATTTTAACGAATGGAATTTATAAACCTTATTAAATTGTAAGGTTTGCGGTATAATCGATAATATTTTGCCCTCAGCAAAATATTGGATTTGAACTCTTATTATAAATCGCAAAACATTAAATTTCCAATAGATTTCTTAACTGAATTGGAATACCATTGAATGCTTAGTGAAATTTTATTCACGTACCATTTCAGTTACTTCAAATAATAAGTTTTCCTCACATTTTCGATTACAATATGTAGTATGTTGCCTTGCTGCACCATTCTAAGGAAAGTAGAATAATGCATATCTCTAACCTTTTTTACAATAATAAAATAGAGAATAGTCAGTAAGGCTATTCTCTATCAAGTTAAATATGTTAATTATTTGTGAGTGTATTAACTGTCTAAAATATTGTAGATTACTCAGAGTAGTTTAAGTAATAAAGCAATAACTAATTAAGCTAAGATCTAAGCTAATTGAAAAGTATCGCTATAATTCTGAAGATGTTCATGAGCAATTTGAATATATCTTTCTTGGAACAAATCTTTCTTACGCTTAGACCAATTATGAATACTTTCCACTAATTTATTTTGATCTATACTTGGATATTCGGCAAGTATATAGTCCACTGTAGCAAGTACTTCTAATGAGAATGCTGATTGAAATCCTTGAATTAACGTTATAAGGCTTCTTATACGGTTTACTTGATCTGCAGACAACTCACGATTAATATAATCTTTTAATTCATCAAACTTATCATATTGTAATTCCAATACTTCAAAAGCTTTAGCATCCATTTGCTCTAATCCCTTAATGTATTTGCCATTCATGTTGTGAAGTAAATGTGCTACTTGAACACTATAAGGACCATAGTGACTACGTTCAAATTTTAATTTATTAAATGAACTTTCTCCTAATCTTTTAAGGAAGTATGCAAGCTTATTTGCAACAAATAGACTACTATTTTCTCCTAATGTTTCATAGAAAAACATGGCATAAAGCAACATTGCTTTTGCAGGTGTTAATGAGACTTCCTTGTTAGGATTTTGTTTTTTCAAAATCTTTTTTACCTCTTCATTGGGCTCATATATCTTGATTGAAACTCCTTCTATGCCAGATAAATATTGGATTATTATTTGTTTTACCTTGTCCCATTTAAGTCCGCCATTACCACAGCCTAAAGGGGGAATGGCAATACTTTCTATTTTATAATCACGAATTACCTTTACCAAATCTTTTAAGCCCTCTTCAATATATTCATATTTGGACTTCTGATACCACTCTACCTTAGTAGGGAAGTTTATTATTACTTTTTCCCCATGTAATGTATTTTCTTTTACCACTAGTAGCTTGCCTGGCTTGAGCAGCCCCTTTTTGCAATCTTCTACATATATCTTAAAATTATGAGGAAATGCTTCTTTGAACTGTAAAGCAATGCCTTTCCCCATTACCCCAACAGTATTGACGGTATTCACTAAAGCTTGAGTATTCGAATCTAAGAGATTTCCAACTATAAATTCCATCAGTAATAATATTCTGATTTTACAATGACCGGGATTGATAACCTTAACTCAGTTATCAATTTTTTTACAATTCCTTCGGTTGTTGAATCATAAACTATAATACCTGATATGCATTCAACCGGAACTTGGTTCTTAACCAAAAATTCTGCCTGTTTTCTTCTCATTCTATCAATATCCTCTTCATTTGCTCGCCAATAACGCTGTCCAACCATATTCCAATCAACAGCCTCTAACTGGTCTTTATTATTATAGAACGCTGTTAATCTGTCTTTCGCGTGTCCATCAGTAAAACACCATTCCTTACAGCTTTTTGTAATATTAGCAAATCGGCAGCAAATATAGACTATATCTGTCTGAGGGCGTTTAACAATCCCTCTGTAACCCGTTTTTATATTTAGAAGCATCGGTGACAATGGCCCAAAATAAAAAGGGACATAATCACCAAGAGAGCCTCCTGGAGGGACTATACCTACAGGATGAGCTTGTCGTTGTGTAATTAAGGTGCTGTCCCCAATATTTATGTAATTGGGGTCGGCATTTATATGCCCTCTGGTAAACATTCCATTTTTGAGTACATACTCTAAATTGTTTAAATGTATAATCCTGAATAATAAGGGATTCATAACTCCGTTTTCTCCCATACAGTCTACATTGCTAGATTTATCTACTTAAAAATAGTAAAACCTTATTAATTCATGAAAACTGGTTATTTAATAATGAACCAGAATTATATCATAAAAAAGCTGGTATAGATTCAAAATAGCCGTAGAGGTTGATGGGGATTGAGAGTTTGATATGAATCCTTATTTATATGTAGAGATTTTATGAATTAGGTTGTATGTCATGAAAGAGTCAATAGTTATCGCTTTACTTGGCCGACAGAATGTGAGCGATTACTCAGAATGTTTATACCCTTTAATGTCAACATACCAGAAAGTCAGCAAGACAATTTGTACCCCTAAATGTACCCCAGCAATTTTTTTATATTGATTTTCAGGTGCTTGATAAGTATAAATGTATTCCTGTCGAGGCTACATATTAAACAAAAAGGGGTAGTATCAATGATACTACCCCTTTTTGTTTTACCCGAAGGTCAATCACTTGAAACCTGTTATATAACTCTTTATAGAATCGTCCAGCATTTTTGAAAACCGGTCAGCTGCACTTTCATTTAAGTGGGTAATATCCGTATAATCCTTTGTTGTGTAGCTACTATCCTCACTAAAATTCCAGTAAACAGCCGTTTTATGATCAATGGATCTATTGATAAAAGCATTGAATTCGTTTATCTCATTATTTGTATAGGACTTTAATTCATTCTGCCGAACAGGTGGCATCACAAGAAAAACCATTATCCCGTTTTCCCGGCAAAGTGAAATTATCTTATGAAAGTAATCCTCCTGAATTTTCAACCTCGTTATATTCCTTTGGATAGTGTCGCTTTCCTGCGCTGTTCCATACCTGATATACTGGCCATTTTCCCGCTGAAATGGTAGTTTCACACTGGACTTCTTCAATAGACTTAGCTGCTTGGGATTTAGATTTTCCAATAAATGCTTCAGCTTTAGCTCCCAAACCATATCCTTGTAGTCTCTTTCATAATCTTTTCCTAAATAATCTGCATAAGCATAATTACGTGAATTTGACAATACATTAAACTCAAAATAATCAACACCCAATACCAGATATGCTATCTTCTTTCTTTTATTGAGTAGGTATTGCAACTTATAATATTGCTGATTGTAAGAATCATTATCATGGGAGAAATTATATGCCTTGACAGATAATATAGCAGGATTTATACCCCTGTAGCACCTGCTGTTTCCCAATATCAGCAGTTCATAATCTTCCTTTACTACACCCTCAAAAGAGCGATCAATCTGTTGTTGTGTATTAGGGCCATTGCGGATAACAAGCCGATGTGGCAATATAAATACCCCAAAAACACAGTACAGCAAAGCGGGAATCAGGAATATAAAAAGTGTTTGTAAAAAATGCTTCATCATTTAAAATTGGAAATAAATAAACGCCTGCTCTTGTGGGGCAAATACCAAAATGGCAATTATTAATGTATAATAAAATGCGTATCGTACCGGCTTTTTCCACTTCAGTCCAAGGCTTTCAATTGCATATTTATTCTCTCGCCCTAACCATTCAATCATCATGAAAATAATGACCAGACCAATTATTTTCCATGGCAGTATCTCAGGCATGGAAAATAATGAAGGAGAAAGTATGCCTGACAAATAGGACATAGCATGCCCAATATCCGCAGATCTGAAAAATACCCATGCCAGCACTGTTAATGCGAAGGTCAATGCAATATTGAATATATCTTTCAATGAAGGTAACAGCTTGCCTTGCGCGACTATACCCAGGTTATTCCTGTTTTTGCTTGTCACGAGCAATGGCAGAAAATATAATCCATTTAAGGCTCCCCAGACGAGGAACGTCCAATTAGCTCCATGCCAGAAACCGCTCACGATAAAAATGATCATTGTATTACGAATCCTCATCCAGGTTCCCCCTTTACTGCCACCTAATGGGATATATAAATAATCCCTAAACCAGGTGGATAAGGAGATATGCCACCTCCTCCAGAACTCAGCAATGTCTCTGGAGAAATAAGGGAAAGCAAAATTCTGTAAAAGCTCAAATCCAAAAAGTCTGGCAGTACCCAATGCTATATCCGAGTACCCGGAAAAGTCTCCATAAATCTGGAAAGCAAACATAATCGCTCCCAGTACCAGTGTACTTCCCGATTGATGCGCCGAATTATTAAATATTTCGTTCGCATAAATAGCACAATTATCAGCAATCACCATTTTTTTAAACAATCCCCAGAGTATCTGCCTTAAGCCATCTGCAGCTTTTTTGTAATCAAAAGTCCGCTCCTGTTTAACCTGTGGTAACAGATGGGTCGCTCTTTCAATAGGACCGGCCACCAAAAGAGGAAAAAAACTTACAAAAAGAGAGTAATCCACCCAGTTTCTCTCCGCTTTAATTCTGCCTTTATAAATATCTATCACATAAGATAGCCCGTGAAACGTGTAAAAAGAGATCCCTACAGGAAGCAGAATGTTCAATGTTCCGGGATTGACCCGTACCCCAAGGTGCGAAAGTGCAACAGCAAAAGAAGCTGCGAAAAAATTATAGTATTTGAATACGCCCAAAAAGCCGAGATTGATAATTATGCTTAGCCAGAACCATCCCTTTTTAGCATTTTGATTATCCTGATCCTGCATCTTTAATCCAGTGAAATAATCTAAAAATGTAGAAAACATGAGCAGGAACATAAAACGCCAATCCCAACAGGCATAGAAGAAATAACTGGAGATTAACAGTAAAATGTTTTGGGCTTTTAGATTTTTGTTCGCTACAAACCAATATAAAATAAACACTATTGGTAAGAATATAGCAAATTCAATGGAATTAAATAACATTAGCTTTTACTAATTTATGCAGACAAAATTTACCTCGAAGCATTCGGGACAGTGTTTTATGACAATTTGCACATGATCATCCATTAACTTCATGAGCATGTCCCCCCCTAAGGTATTCGCTGTATTTTGGGAATGGGGTTTACCTTTAACCTCATAAGATACAACTAAATAGGGAAAAAAAACAAACAGCAGGACCCAAAAAATAACACTCCTGACCATTTTCCCCCTACATTTGTACCGTATGTTGAAGCGACTTATTTGTACTGCCATCTTCATATTATCAGTACAATTACTTTGGGGCCAGAACTATCAATACCATACATTCAGGAATATTGCTATCGGGCCTGAAGCTACCACTATTAACGCTTTCGCTCAGGATAGTCTCGGCCTCATGTGGCTGGGTACCAACAATGGCCTCTATAGCTATGACGGCTTTTCTGTACAATCTCACCTTGGTAAGGATACCTCACATAAAACATTCGTCTACAACATCATCGTCGTCAATAAAGAATTGATGTGCCTGGCTATGGAAAATGGCATCTTCTTTTATAACTACCAGAAAGATGAATATGAACCAGTGCCTGTACAATTCCCAACCGATGTACGCACCCTGCTGCTTGAAAATGATAATCTATGGATAGGCTCTTTCAAAGGCCTGTTTAAATACAACTTCACCCATAAAAAACTGGAAAGCGTCGGCTATAAAGGACTATCCAACCACACCATTTATTCACTGACCCGTACCAGTGGCGGGGATATTCTGATCGGCACTTATAACGGCCTTTATTGCCTTTCGGCAGATAAACCACAGATCCGCCAGATCCCTTTAGCAGACCTTCATAAACGCAGCAACCTTTTTGTCAACGCTTTATTTGAAGACACAGTCCGTAACCTGATCTGGGTAGGTACAGAAGGGGGGATCTATTATTACGACCTGGTTAAAAACCTCGCTGTCAAACTCCCCATCCTACAGGACCATTCTGTAAAGTCATTGATGACGGACAACAGGAATAACCTGCTGATAGGTACCGATGCCGGTTTTTACATATACGACCCCGCCTCTGAACAATTGGAGCATATTGTACATGACGCCCGCAATAAAGGCTCTATCGTCAATAATATCATCTGGAGCCTGTTTGCCGACAAAGAAGCCAATATTTGGCTGGGTACCGACTACGGCATCTCCCTGTTACAAAACCACAACAGCCTGCAGGTGATCCCCATCTTTGATATCACTCATGAAAAGGATGGAAACCGGTTTTATAATATCTATAAAGATCACTACGGCGATTACTGGCTGGGTGGTACAAATGGAATTATCCGCAGCACTTCTCCGGGAGGCCATGAAATATCATCTGCATGGTATAAGATGGGAGATAAGTCCCTGCCTATTTCGCACAACCGTATCAGGGACATTTTTGAAGATACAAACAACAATGTATGGGTAGCTACAGATGGTGGCATCAATCGATACGATCGTCAAACAAAAGCATTCGTCAATTATAATATTATCGATAGCTCTCAGTCACGTAATGCTAACTGGGCCTATAACATTCAGGAGGATGATCAGCAAAGGTTATGGATCGCCACCTACCTGGGAGGTATTTTTGTAGTAGATAGGTCCCGGCTCACGGCAGTTCCTGATGTATCACGGCAAACTACAACTCCTGGTTTTGTAGTTGACAAATCACGGCAAACTGCGGCTCCTGATTATGTTGTAGACAGATCAAGACTAACCCCTGCTCCGATTATAGCCATGCACAACTTCGCTGCTCACAATGGCCTGGCCGGTAATTCCGTGAACCAGCTTACAAAAGACCGGCAGGGAAATATCTGGGCATTAATTTATAACAGGGCCGTGCATAAGATCAACCCACAT
This Chitinophaga sancti DNA region includes the following protein-coding sequences:
- a CDS encoding macro domain-containing protein, which gives rise to MEFIVGNLLDSNTQALVNTVNTVGVMGKGIALQFKEAFPHNFKIYVEDCKKGLLKPGKLLVVKENTLHGEKVIINFPTKVEWYQKSKYEYIEEGLKDLVKVIRDYKIESIAIPPLGCGNGGLKWDKVKQIIIQYLSGIEGVSIKIYEPNEEVKKILKKQNPNKEVSLTPAKAMLLYAMFFYETLGENSSLFVANKLAYFLKRLGESSFNKLKFERSHYGPYSVQVAHLLHNMNGKYIKGLEQMDAKAFEVLELQYDKFDELKDYINRELSADQVNRIRSLITLIQGFQSAFSLEVLATVDYILAEYPSIDQNKLVESIHNWSKRKKDLFQERYIQIAHEHLQNYSDTFQLA
- a CDS encoding DUF1574 family protein, which gives rise to MMKHFLQTLFIFLIPALLYCVFGVFILPHRLVIRNGPNTQQQIDRSFEGVVKEDYELLILGNSRCYRGINPAILSVKAYNFSHDNDSYNQQYYKLQYLLNKRKKIAYLVLGVDYFEFNVLSNSRNYAYADYLGKDYERDYKDMVWELKLKHLLENLNPKQLSLLKKSSVKLPFQRENGQYIRYGTAQESDTIQRNITRLKIQEDYFHKIISLCRENGIMVFLVMPPVRQNELKSYTNNEINEFNAFINRSIDHKTAVYWNFSEDSSYTTKDYTDITHLNESAADRFSKMLDDSIKSYITGFK
- a CDS encoding MBOAT family O-acyltransferase, with translation MFSTFLDYFTGLKMQDQDNQNAKKGWFWLSIIINLGFLGVFKYYNFFAASFAVALSHLGVRVNPGTLNILLPVGISFYTFHGLSYVIDIYKGRIKAERNWVDYSLFVSFFPLLVAGPIERATHLLPQVKQERTFDYKKAADGLRQILWGLFKKMVIADNCAIYANEIFNNSAHQSGSTLVLGAIMFAFQIYGDFSGYSDIALGTARLFGFELLQNFAFPYFSRDIAEFWRRWHISLSTWFRDYLYIPLGGSKGGTWMRIRNTMIIFIVSGFWHGANWTFLVWGALNGLYFLPLLVTSKNRNNLGIVAQGKLLPSLKDIFNIALTFALTVLAWVFFRSADIGHAMSYLSGILSPSLFSMPEILPWKIIGLVIIFMMIEWLGRENKYAIESLGLKWKKPVRYAFYYTLIIAILVFAPQEQAFIYFQF
- a CDS encoding type II toxin-antitoxin system antitoxin SocA domain-containing protein, whose amino-acid sequence is MKKIDNRKDILLLLLYSPGSNTIINESIIGRTRLIKMLFLFKNEVWKKFKSNTQLTEENMYSFFPWNYGPFSSEVYDDVTFFSLRGFIEINFTSQEAIVESVEEWNFYQEKYGQEDFEGVKEYQEEEFRLTDKGVDFTKDLYGSLSSNQQEILKEFKSRITLMPLRALLRYVYKQYDDFTSNSVIKNDILGG
- a CDS encoding DUF4433 domain-containing protein; its protein translation is MGENGVMNPLLFRIIHLNNLEYVLKNGMFTRGHINADPNYINIGDSTLITQRQAHPVGIVPPGGSLGDYVPFYFGPLSPMLLNIKTGYRGIVKRPQTDIVYICCRFANITKSCKEWCFTDGHAKDRLTAFYNNKDQLEAVDWNMVGQRYWRANEEDIDRMRRKQAEFLVKNQVPVECISGIIVYDSTTEGIVKKLITELRLSIPVIVKSEYYY